A stretch of DNA from Candidatus Poribacteria bacterium:
TTGACCAATGAGAGTCTAAAGAAAAAAACCTCGGCATGCTTCCAAGGGCAAAGATAGAAACAAATAAAAAAATATAGGCGGCTGTTCTTGTTAGTCTCTGTGGAACAAAGAAGGTTTGAGGACTATTAGTCGGCAGACGAAAACCCCGCTGGCAAGTGGATTTTTATCCCATTGTATTCTACCACATTTTGTGTATCCTGATGAGGGACTTGGTTCAAAAAGGATTGAGGGGGTCTCGCTTGTTCGAGTGCCTGCTTATTGGCTTGAGTTGGATTCAAAAAAGCATTTGCTCGGAAGAACTCCTCGCTGTTTTCTCTTGACAGAACGAAACTAAAACCTGCCTCTCCAGGCTCTCCTTTAACCCAATTATTAGGATCATATACAATCTTTTCAAGCGTAGCCATTGCGTCGAAATGTTTTTCAAGTTCTTCCGTTGAGATCTCCGTTTCTTCTCGTGGGGACTCTTCAAAGGAAGGTTCTAATTTTTCGTCAGTGCTCGGTTCAGAGGACGTTGCTTTAAAGGGAGCTGCTGTTTCTTCCGTGTGCGGATCCGTGTGTTCACTCGATGCAGACGTGTTCTCTGGGTCGAGTGCCGATGACACTGAATTTTCCTCAACAATTTCTCCGTTTTTAGAGACTGCGGGCATCTCTATAGTATTGGGTTGCGTAAGGGTGGAGGGCTTTTTCCCGATACTGTCTATAAAACGTCTATTCTCATACTCTAAGTATAGCATCCAAGTGGTGCCCAAGACAAGTAACAGCATGGCGGTGAAAATGAGTTTTTTCATCTGTTAACTCCTTATTGTAAAACTCTGAGACATGCAGCATCTTAATGCTGCATGTCTCAAAGCATTAGCGTGTAAATTCAGGAAACAATGTAGTAGTCTTGACTGTAATTATGAAGAAGTCCAGAGGCTGTACCAGGTGCAGAGCCAGCATTCCTCTGGGGGTATAGACTCCGAGCTCGCTATCTCAATGTAAGCATCAGGAAATGTGCTGTGATCGTCGTCAGCACCGTGTTCTGCCTTTGCCCAGCCCGTGTCAAGAATATCATAGAATAATAGCTCACCGGTGACGCTACAAAAGTAACCATGGATTTTGTAGGCAGGTATCCAGTGAAATTCACCTGCATCAGCCATCTGAACAAGCGGGGCAGCTGTAAAAAGCATTACGCACAATACGAAAAAACTTATCGTACTAAGTAGATTCGTGTTGATTTTTAGGAACGCAAGCGGTTTGATGTCCCAAGTTAATGTATTCGTCATTAGGTTCTCCTATCATTTTATCAAGTTTAAGGATTCATTGTCAAGAAAATACGTTTTTTGATATTAGGATACAACTTCTATCCAAACGATAGCGTTTGGGTGAACTCGCAACAGTTGCGAGGTTCCTTAATGGATTGCCGACACTAACTGAATAGCAATCAGTCTGTGTCAGCATTTGGTTGAAAAGTTATTTCTCCTTCTTAACCATTGCGGAGACGGGATCCTCGGGATTGTCCTTCGCGGCTTCCTTCCAATCCGCTATCACACGTTTCGCTGTTTCCTCGATGGTGGAGCGAGAGATGCCAAGTGCTTCTGTAATCTCCGAGAACGATTGTCTGTCGAAGTACCGTTCCATAATTTTTTTGTCGTTCGCCTCTGGGAGGCAGTTTATCAACGCTTCTAAGTTGCGTGCGATAGGGAACAACCACTTGCGGACACGTTCCCATGTTTTCTGAACTGATCCAGAGCTCTGTTCCTTATCCGCTTCAGAGGTAGAGGTTATCACTTCTGCTATCTTTTTGGGCTTTATCCCATCCAGTAGAAGGTCTACGATTTCTCGGTGCTGATCTTGGAGGAGACGGAAAAGTTGGGCTTCCAGAACCTCCTTTGCTTCGGCATCGGTTCCTGCGATCAGCGTTTCGCTTTCGCTGTTGGAAAGCGTGTTAAGCGGGATAACTTCCAAGTGTCGCTTTTGGCGTGATCTTCTTATCGCGTCAATCATGAGATTTTCCGCGACTCTTTTCAACCACTCTAACAACTTCTCTGGTTCTTGGATTCCTTTTCGTTTCTTGACAGCTTTAATGAACGTGTCGCTGGTGATTTCATCGGGATCTACGACGGTATCTGGATGATTCCATCGCCTTGTTTTAACTGTGTTGAAGACGGTTTCGTAATACGCCTTGAAGAGTAGTCTACATGCCTCTTCTTCATCGCCTGTTTCTACGAACCACCGATTTAAACGAATATCGTTCACTTTCCTGACTATGCACCCACCTCTTTGGAGATAAAGTTATGGCTGGCTTCATATATAATCACGAAAGTTTTTCTTAAATTCCGACACAGTATGTATTTTTTTCAAAAAATGTGTGTATGTGTACAAAATTGCTTTTTTATCCTCTGAGATTAAGCAAATTTAGTAATAATAAATTGCTTGACGGGGTAACCCCGCCCCTACGAAACAGATACAACTTGGAAGGAAGTGTGTTTCTTTAAAGGAGTAAGGTTCGTCGTCGCGCAATTCTGCGGTGTACGCGAAGAAACACCCAAGCAAAAACCCCAAATGCGACGTGCATTATTGCGTAAGTCTTGGAACGTAATGATATTGCCTTACCGGTTTGATGAAAGGTTGGTGATGCGGAACAAACTAACAGTTTATTCTACAGAAGAGAGGTATATTGACGGAAATGGTATAACTATCGCTTAGACGTTCAGCGATTTCATAAATAAAATAGGTTCAAGTATTTGACAGAAGTATCTCATACCTTCTCTATAATTAAAGACACAGTTTTTTGCTGAAAGGGTGCATGGTGAAAAAATGAACGGATAAGTCCAATACCCTCGCCAAAAAAAGTTGAATAGATAGGGTGAATGTCCTAAAGTTATGTGTCATCCAAACATATAATGGGCCATAAGTCGAACTTACGTTTTTATAGTAAAATCCGACAAGTTTAGACTTGCAAGCAACACTAAGAACTGCTATGATACACATAAGCGAGAACGGATAAATCTTACGAATCCAAAGGGATATGCCGAGGACGCTGATGAATTCTAAATTAAAATATGTGATTGGCTTTTTAATTTTTTTAGGACTTTGTTTCGGCTTCCAGTGGCGGGCAGGGCAGGTTAGCGATGTTGAAACGCTTGTGTGGTACAGCATCATCCCGCCGCTGCTTGCTGTCACATTAGCGATCGTAACAACCCGATTATTTCCGAGTCTCTGTATAGCCGTTGGTGTCGGACTTGTGCTTTCATGGTATCAGAAAGGTGCTACACCGAGCGGTTTCTTGGCAGAAACTGTCTGGTTCGTCCGTGCCGTGAGTGTCGGAAATGATGGGATAGATCTCTTCAATTTCTGGGTAGTGTTGTTTGTTTGCCTTATCATGGCGACGATCTCTGTGGTAGTCGCCTCCGGTGGTATTGGCGGTGTGGTTGTCTGGCTCTCTCAGTTTGCGAAGGGGCCGCGTTCGGCGCAATTTATCACGGGTTTGATGGGGATCGTCATCTTTATTGGGGATTATTCCAATGCGATGCTCGTCGGACCGACAATGCGTCCACTCACCGACCACCATCGCGTCAGCCGTGAAAAGTTGGCGTTCCTTGTGGATTCGACAAGTGCCCCGATTGCCGGTCTCGCGTTTGTTAGCACCTGGATCGGTTATGAGGTGGGACTCTTTGAAGATATATCGGGGACACTTGGGCTTGGACGTGACGGGTATTCCATGTTTTTTGATGCGCTCAGTTTTCGGTTTTATTGTGTGTTGACCATCATTTTTGTTATCGTCAATGCGATCAGTGGCAGAGATTATGGGGCGATGCACCAAGCCGAGATCCGGGCGCGAGAGACAGGAGACATTGCCGCCCCAGATGCACAGGCACTCGGACACGCTGGCTCTTTTACCAGTCTACCCAACGCCGTTGTTCAGCCCTTTTCGGCTGTTTTACCGCTTTTAACGCTTTTCGGGTTGCTATTGGGTGGTTTCTGGATAGATGGCAACGGGACTGGGTCTATTCTGTCGCTAACATCCTGGCGGAACGCACTTTCAGAGGCGAACAATGTGATGGTGCTTGCTTGCGCGGCAGCAAGTGCGTTTGTCGTTGCGATTATCTGTGCACGTTGGCTCTCCAAATTAAAGTTTTCGGATATCGCGCCGGTCGTTTGGAACGGTATAAAAGGGAGCCTCACACCTTTAAGCATTCTGTTATTGGCATGGGGACTCAAGGCGAGTTGCGATAGACTGATGACGGGTGATTTTCTTTCTACGATGCTCAGTGATGTTGTGTCGCCGCTCTGGTTCCCGATTTTGGTTTTTATATGTGCATCCGTGACCTCTTTTGCGACCGGCACGAGTTGGGGCACAATGGCGATCCTGATTCCGACTGCGATTCCAGTGGCGTTTTCGCTCGATGGTGGTAGTTATGGACTCACGACAATCATTTGTCTCGGGGCAGTGCTGGATGGTGCCATCTTTGGAGACCACTGCTCGCCGCTTTCGGATACAACGATTTTGAGTTCTATCGCCAGTAGTTGCGACCCGCTGCACCATGTGAGAACGCAATTGCCTTATAGCCTTACTGTTGCAAGTATTGCGCTGTTTTGTGGTTATCTTCCTGCTGCACTTGGTATCTCTTCAGCGATCGGAATTGCATGTGGAACCGCCGTGATAATCTTGTTGTTTTATGGAGTTGCAGGTTTCCGTAAGCTTCAAGAAAGGAGAATGGTATGAAGGTAGCACTTGAAGGAAAGGTGGCAGTTGTTACGGGTGGTGCGAATGGCATCGGTCGCGCGATTGTAGATAAGTTAATTGATAATGGTGCTTCTGTGGCAATTGTTGATATTGATGTAGAGGCAGGTAAGGAAACCGTCAGAGAAATTCAGCAAATCGGTGGGACAGGTCTGTTTGTGGAAGGTGATGTGTCAGATGCGGCACAGATGGAGATGGTCGCAGACCGGATTGCGGGACACTTTGGCAAAATTGAGATTCTGGTTAACAATGCCGGAATAAACACCAAGAGCGATAGGGTGCCGATTCATCAGTACACCTTAGCGGATTGGCACCGTATTTTGCAGATAGACCTCACTGGTGTTTTCACAACGAGCCGTGCGGTTATCCCATATATCCTTAAATCTCATAGCAGGTCTGGTTCGGAGCATGCGACTGGACGGATTGTTAACATCAGTTCTATTGCCGGGTTGGTGCCGTTACGTTTGCAGAGTGCTTACGTCGCGGCGAAAGCAGGTGTTGCGAATCTGACGCGTTCAATGGCGTTAGAACTCGGACCAGAGGGAATTCTGGTGAATGCAGTCGCCCCCGGTTCGACGTTGACCCGCGGCACAAAGGCACTCTTCTATGGAGATGACGGGGCATATACGGAAAACGCGGCAAGTTTGCTATCGCACATTCCATTGGGAAGACCCGGGAAGACGACGGAGATTGCGGCAGCGGTGCTCTTTCTCGTTTCGCCGGATGCGAGTTATATCAACGGTAGTGTGCTTGCTGTGGACGGTGGATGGACTGCAGGCTATACACGGGATTGGTAGATGTGAGGGTATGCAAATCGCGAGCCCAGCTCGCTCCTACAAGAAGGTAGATATGTAAATCGCGAGCCCAGCTCGCTCTTACAAGAAGATGGATGTGTAAATCGCGAGCCCAGCTCGCTCCTACAGTTAAGGGAGAAGAAAAATGGCAAAGATTACTACGTTTAAAGGGTATCAAGGGGAACCGCCTATTCCGAAACCGGCGCATCAGGTGCAAGCAAATGTCGTCACAGTCCAAGACGGTGTGCCTGTAAGGTACTCGGGTTGTGATGGTATTGGTGTGCGCGTTGTGCATCCAGCGAACCCGAACGCGCCTGCAGAGAACTTAGGTCTCGTCGTGTTTTTTGTGCCGCCACATGTTGTACTTGAGCCAGGGAGTCATCATACCGAGGAATGCTATGTGATTCTAAAAGGAAAAGGCGTGATGACGCTTGCCGGTGAAAAAGTGCCTGTTGAAGCGGGGACGTTCATCCATCTTCCACCGTGGTGTGAGCACGGGATTGAAAACACAGGTGATGAGTCGATGGAGGTATTAATCTGTACCTCTCCACCGAACCCCTAAATTGACCCGAAAAACGCTGTTTTGGCAAGCCAAATGCCTGATTTGCGGGTGACTCGCGCCTGCTTTCAGGCATTTTCCATTTTTAATTCAACTTTTTCGCCGTATTTTCGTTAAATAAAGTATCTATAATCGTTTAGAAACCGCACTTTTAAACTGTGGGGGTTAATTTATGCACGGACCGATATCAGGTTCAGGTCGCGATCGAGGATCCCGAAGAGGGATGAGTTCCTTTGGTGGGAAACCGAAATTCCGGAAGCAAGACCATGATCCACTATCAACGATGGAAGAGGTGCCTGAACGCCTAAAAGAACAGGCAGAGGCACTGTTTGAAACAGGCGAAGAGATCAAGATTGCTGTTTCAACAGATCTGCGCTTTGACGGCACCTACGGTAAGGATTGGCTGTTAATTACCAATAAGCGGCTCATTGCCTTTAATCAGAATGGTGCTATCGGGCACCACATGCGCGAAGTGCCTCTTACGTCCGTTGAAGATATCGAAATCCTTGAGATGTACGGGAATAATATTCTTAAGGTGAGCACCGCAGACAACGCTTTTGAAGTGTCTCGGTACTCAAAGCGGTTAATCCCAAAGTTCAATCTTGTTGTTTCCGAGTTGGAGGAATTAGTTCCACAGAAGGAAAGAGACGCAGATGGTCGCCGACGCGGCAGACGCGGTTTCGGTCCGGGCGGGCGGCCTTCTGGAAAGGACAAGGGGCGGTGTGAAAAGTGTGACCAACCTATTCCGAGTTGGTCGGGTGTGTGTGTCAATTGCGTCCAAAAAGGAAAACTCATCTTTCGACTCATCAAATACGCTGTTCCGCTTTGGCACGTCGTTGTGCCGGCATTCCTCATAATGATGGTAATCCGTTTGGTCGGGCTCTACCCAGAGATACTCATGATGGATCTAATCGACAGGATTATAAACCCTGCCGGACATGCCATTGCTACGGGATTGCCGATTCCCGAAACAGATTGGGGACACCTTCAAGGCACTGTAAACTTCTTAGGCGAATGGTTTGAAAACATACCTGTCGGTGGAAGTTTCGGACATCTGGTAGCAATTGTGCTCCTGATGGCGGGCATTAACATATTCACAATGGCAGCTGGGGCTGTACGCGGCTATATGATGGCGTGGGTGGGACAGAATATCACTCGGCGGCTTCAGAATGAAACCTATGAACATCTGAACGCGCTCTCCATTGATTTTTTTCACGAGCGGGATACGGGGAACTTGATGTCAAGGATCACGCACGATGTGTCAAGGCTCCGAGATTTTATCGCGAATGGGTTACAGGATATCGTCGGTGATTCTCTCACGATTATTTATATCTGCGTAATCATGTTCGGGTTCAACTGGCAACTTTCCCTCTGGACGTTGATACCTATTCCCTGTCTTATCTTCTTCACAATCTTTTTTGGCAAAAAGATGAGCAAGGTATACCACGTTTTATGGAAACGGTATGCGAACATTAGTACGATTCTCGCAAGCACGATTCCAGGGGTCCGCGTTGTTAAGGCATTTGCGCGCGAACGCTACGAGATAAACCGGTTCAGTGATTTGACGTATCAGGTATTTAGCGGTGAGTTGAACGCTGCGAAACTTGGAACACTTTACCGCCCAATTATGGAGTTTATCGTCTTTACGGGTCGTATTATCCTCTGGTTGGTAGGCGGATGGCTAATTTTCCAAGGCGATGTGAAGCTTGGTATGCTATGGATGTTCCAAAGTTATATGATGCGATTTTTTAGGCCTGTGTATACACTCTGTCAGATGAACGAGCGATTCATCCGAGCAGGTACTTCCGCCGAACGTGTGTTTGAAATTATGGATACGCCACCGAGCGTCGCTGATAAAGCGGATGCAGTGGCTCTTGGGAATATTCGCGGTGCTGTGGAATTTAGGGATGTCTATTTCTCTTATGATAGTGAGAAAAATGCGCTCAACGGTGTCAGTTTTCAAGTAGAACCCGGTGAGATGATAGGGTTGGTTGGGCACAGTGGTGCAGGGAAAAGCACGCTCATCAATCTAATCACCCGCTTCTACGACCCGAACGATGGCGTGATAGTAATTGATGGTCACGACAGTCGCGACATTCGGGTAAAGGCGTTACGGCAACAGGTCGGCGTAGTTTTACAGGATCCATTCCTATTCCAAGGCACCATCGCCGAAAATATCGGTTACTCAAAACCAGGGGCATCTCGGCATGAGATTATTGCAGCCGCGAGAGCTGCAAATGCCCACGATTTTATTATCAAGTTCCCTGACGGTTATGATACGATGGTAGGTGAAAGAGGGGCGAG
This window harbors:
- a CDS encoding Na+/H+ antiporter NhaC family protein, with the translated sequence MNSKLKYVIGFLIFLGLCFGFQWRAGQVSDVETLVWYSIIPPLLAVTLAIVTTRLFPSLCIAVGVGLVLSWYQKGATPSGFLAETVWFVRAVSVGNDGIDLFNFWVVLFVCLIMATISVVVASGGIGGVVVWLSQFAKGPRSAQFITGLMGIVIFIGDYSNAMLVGPTMRPLTDHHRVSREKLAFLVDSTSAPIAGLAFVSTWIGYEVGLFEDISGTLGLGRDGYSMFFDALSFRFYCVLTIIFVIVNAISGRDYGAMHQAEIRARETGDIAAPDAQALGHAGSFTSLPNAVVQPFSAVLPLLTLFGLLLGGFWIDGNGTGSILSLTSWRNALSEANNVMVLACAAASAFVVAIICARWLSKLKFSDIAPVVWNGIKGSLTPLSILLLAWGLKASCDRLMTGDFLSTMLSDVVSPLWFPILVFICASVTSFATGTSWGTMAILIPTAIPVAFSLDGGSYGLTTIICLGAVLDGAIFGDHCSPLSDTTILSSIASSCDPLHHVRTQLPYSLTVASIALFCGYLPAALGISSAIGIACGTAVIILLFYGVAGFRKLQERRMV
- a CDS encoding sigma-70 family RNA polymerase sigma factor, which produces MNDIRLNRWFVETGDEEEACRLLFKAYYETVFNTVKTRRWNHPDTVVDPDEITSDTFIKAVKKRKGIQEPEKLLEWLKRVAENLMIDAIRRSRQKRHLEVIPLNTLSNSESETLIAGTDAEAKEVLEAQLFRLLQDQHREIVDLLLDGIKPKKIAEVITSTSEADKEQSSGSVQKTWERVRKWLFPIARNLEALINCLPEANDKKIMERYFDRQSFSEITEALGISRSTIEETAKRVIADWKEAAKDNPEDPVSAMVKKEK
- a CDS encoding ABC transporter ATP-binding protein, translated to MSSFGGKPKFRKQDHDPLSTMEEVPERLKEQAEALFETGEEIKIAVSTDLRFDGTYGKDWLLITNKRLIAFNQNGAIGHHMREVPLTSVEDIEILEMYGNNILKVSTADNAFEVSRYSKRLIPKFNLVVSELEELVPQKERDADGRRRGRRGFGPGGRPSGKDKGRCEKCDQPIPSWSGVCVNCVQKGKLIFRLIKYAVPLWHVVVPAFLIMMVIRLVGLYPEILMMDLIDRIINPAGHAIATGLPIPETDWGHLQGTVNFLGEWFENIPVGGSFGHLVAIVLLMAGINIFTMAAGAVRGYMMAWVGQNITRRLQNETYEHLNALSIDFFHERDTGNLMSRITHDVSRLRDFIANGLQDIVGDSLTIIYICVIMFGFNWQLSLWTLIPIPCLIFFTIFFGKKMSKVYHVLWKRYANISTILASTIPGVRVVKAFARERYEINRFSDLTYQVFSGELNAAKLGTLYRPIMEFIVFTGRIILWLVGGWLIFQGDVKLGMLWMFQSYMMRFFRPVYTLCQMNERFIRAGTSAERVFEIMDTPPSVADKADAVALGNIRGAVEFRDVYFSYDSEKNALNGVSFQVEPGEMIGLVGHSGAGKSTLINLITRFYDPNDGVIVIDGHDSRDIRVKALRQQVGVVLQDPFLFQGTIAENIGYSKPGASRHEIIAAARAANAHDFIIKFPDGYDTMVGERGARVSGGERQRISIARAILKNPRILILDEATSSVDTETESKIQEALERLVQGRTVFAIAHRLSTLKYADRLVVLKEGTVDEIGTHEELLAKEGTYAGLCEKQTELSKIRAW
- a CDS encoding cupin domain-containing protein, with protein sequence MAKITTFKGYQGEPPIPKPAHQVQANVVTVQDGVPVRYSGCDGIGVRVVHPANPNAPAENLGLVVFFVPPHVVLEPGSHHTEECYVILKGKGVMTLAGEKVPVEAGTFIHLPPWCEHGIENTGDESMEVLICTSPPNP
- a CDS encoding SDR family NAD(P)-dependent oxidoreductase, yielding MKVALEGKVAVVTGGANGIGRAIVDKLIDNGASVAIVDIDVEAGKETVREIQQIGGTGLFVEGDVSDAAQMEMVADRIAGHFGKIEILVNNAGINTKSDRVPIHQYTLADWHRILQIDLTGVFTTSRAVIPYILKSHSRSGSEHATGRIVNISSIAGLVPLRLQSAYVAAKAGVANLTRSMALELGPEGILVNAVAPGSTLTRGTKALFYGDDGAYTENAASLLSHIPLGRPGKTTEIAAAVLFLVSPDASYINGSVLAVDGGWTAGYTRDW